GTGTTTACTGGATTCCGTGGTCAACATAACGATGCCGTTGGTCCGCTCAAAGGAGGCGTTCGTTTCCACCCGGAAGTTGACGCTGTAGAAGTGAAGGCTCTTGCAATGTGGATGACGTTAAAAGCCGGTATCGTTAACCTACCATATGGCGGAGGGAAGGGTGCAGTTATTTGTGACCCAAGAGAAATGTCTATGGGTGAACTAGAACGTTTAAGCCGTGGATATGTTCGTGCTCTAAGTCAAATAATGGGACCTGCGAAAGACATTCCTGCTCCAGACGTGTTTACGAATGCTCAAATTATGGCTTGGATGATGGATGAATATAGCCGAATCGACGAATTTAACTCACCAGGCTTTATTACAGGTAAACCGATTGTTCTTGGAGGGTCTCAGGGCCGTGATCGTGCGACAGCAGAAGGTGTAACAATTGTTATCGAAGAAGCTGCGAAAAAACGTGGCATCGATATGAAAGGTGCTCGTGTAGTGATTCAAGGGTTTGGAAACGCAGGAAGTTTCCTATCTAAATTCCTTCATGATGCAGGTGCAAAAATCGTCGGGATTTCAGATGCATATGGTGCACTACATGATCCAGATGGATTAGATATTGATTATTTACTAGACCGTCGCGATAGCTTCGGAACAGTAACAACTCTATTCGAAGATACAATCACGAATAAAGAATTATTCGAGCTTGACTGTGATATTATCGTTCCAGCAGCAATCGCTAACCAGATTACTGAGGAAAATGCACATAATATTAAAGCGAGCATCGTTGTTGAAGCGGCAAATGGTCCGACAACAGCTGAAGCTACACAAATACTTACTGAGCGTGGCATTCTTCTAGTACCAGACGTATTAGCAAGTGCAGGTGGCGTTACTGTATCTTACTTCGAGTGGGTACAGAACAACATGGGTTACTATTGGACAGAAGATGAAGTACGTGAAAAATTAACAGCTAAAATGGTTGACGCGTTTAATAATGTTTACACGACAGCAACCACTAGAAATATCGATATGCGTTTAGCAGCTTATATGGTAGGAGTTCGTGCAACAGCGGAAGCATCCCGTTTCCGTGGCTGGGCATAAACCGACCACTAAACATCTCCCGGTTATCGGGAGATGTTTTTTAAATTTCGGGTTTTGGCGTTCTATGTTCTACCTTTTCCCGATCACGTCGTTCGTCAAAAAGTAAACCTAAGTTAATAAGGCCAGAGATACCAATTAAGATATAAATAGGTCGTGCAATCGGTTCAGCGGATCCGCCAGCTAGTTGTGCAACGACATCAAAACGAAAAAATCCTGCAACTCCCCAGTTTAAAGCACCAATAATTGCCAGTGCGAGCGCAATTCTACGCATTGTTCCCATAGATAGACACCTCCGCTATTATTATGCCCAATGGGAAACTTGAACATACATTCCCAAGGAATCACTCAATTCATTTTTAGTTGAAAAATGTATATTGGCAATAAATCATGCAAGTATGAGTGTTTGTTTGCGTTGACTACTAATCATTGCATTCACTTCTGTTTTTATTGATAATGAAAGATGAAAAGGGAGGAATGGTTGAAGATGAATGATTTCACATTTTATAATCCAGTTAAATTAATTTTTGGAAAAGGACAGTTATCAAAGTTAGCAGAAGAGTTACCAACTCTCGGGAAAAAAGTGCTTGTCGTCTATGGCGGCGGAAGTATTAAGAAAAATGGCTTATACAATGAGTTAATGACAGTGTTACGAGAAATTGGCATGGAAATACATGAGTTTTCAGGTGTTGAACCAAATCCCCGTATATCAACGGCAAGAAAAGGTGCAGCGATTTGTAAAGAGAAAGACATTGATGTCATCCTTGCGGTAGGTGGTGGATCAGTCATTGATTGTACAAAACTTATCGCATGTGCAGCGAAGTATGACGGAGATGCTTGGGATTTTGTTACTCGAAAAGCAAAACCAACAGATGCCTTGCCGTTTGGGACCGTTTTGACATTGGCAGCAACAGGTTCCGAGATGAACGCAGGGTCTGTCATTACAAATGAAGAGACACAAGAAAAATACGGATGGGGAAGTCCGTTTAATTTCCCGAAGTTTTCCATCTTAGACCCAACATATACGTTATCTGTCCCGAAAGACCAGACAATTTA
This window of the Sporosarcina ureilytica genome carries:
- a CDS encoding Glu/Leu/Phe/Val family dehydrogenase — its product is MTENMQLLTSTQDVIKEALDKLGYDEGMYELLKEPLRMMEVRIPVRMDDGKVKVFTGFRGQHNDAVGPLKGGVRFHPEVDAVEVKALAMWMTLKAGIVNLPYGGGKGAVICDPREMSMGELERLSRGYVRALSQIMGPAKDIPAPDVFTNAQIMAWMMDEYSRIDEFNSPGFITGKPIVLGGSQGRDRATAEGVTIVIEEAAKKRGIDMKGARVVIQGFGNAGSFLSKFLHDAGAKIVGISDAYGALHDPDGLDIDYLLDRRDSFGTVTTLFEDTITNKELFELDCDIIVPAAIANQITEENAHNIKASIVVEAANGPTTAEATQILTERGILLVPDVLASAGGVTVSYFEWVQNNMGYYWTEDEVREKLTAKMVDAFNNVYTTATTRNIDMRLAAYMVGVRATAEASRFRGWA
- a CDS encoding DUF378 domain-containing protein, producing MGTMRRIALALAIIGALNWGVAGFFRFDVVAQLAGGSAEPIARPIYILIGISGLINLGLLFDERRDREKVEHRTPKPEI